One Fundulus heteroclitus isolate FHET01 chromosome 1, MU-UCD_Fhet_4.1, whole genome shotgun sequence genomic window carries:
- the grm6a gene encoding glutamate receptor, metabotropic 6a isoform X1, which yields MTTSGPGTFYPNVVHAGHHSALWRRLLLPLWIWIGEPVVQVRASHQHFHPHSIKLPGDITLGGLFPIHARGPHGVNCGELKKEKGIHRMEAMLYALDQINSDPELLPNITLGARILDTCSRDTYALEQSLTFVQALIQKDISDIRCSNGEPPIIRKPERVVGVIGASASSVSIMVANILRLFEIPQVSYASTAPELSDNNRYDFFSRVVPPDSYQAQAMLDIVKALGWNYVSTLASEGNYGESGVEAFMKISREAGGVCIAQSVKIPREPEAGEFDKIIRRLMETSNARGVIIFANEDDIKRVLEAARQANLTGHFLFVGSDSWGAKSSPIAELEDVAEGAVTILPKRVSIDGFDQYFMSRSLENNRRNIWFAEFWEDDFRCKLTRPGIKLDSDKKKCTGGERIGRDSSYEQEGKVQFVIDAVYAVAYALHNMHQDLCPNSHGVCNSMDPVEGRLLLDYIRAVNFNGSAGTSVLFNENGDAPGRYDIFQFQMTNHSHPGYHVIGQWTNNLRLNLEEMQWSGGDKSVPESICSFPCKPGERKKMVKGVPCCWHCELCDGYQYQLDEFNCETCPTDMRPIPNRTACCPTPIIKLEWNSPWALVPASLAMLGILATSAVVITFIRFNDTPIVRASGRELSYVLLTGIFLIYLITFLMIAEPGVVACAFRRLLLGLGMAITYSAMLTKTNRIYRIFEQGKRSVTPPKFISPTSQLAITFILISVQVLGVFVWFAVVPPHTIIDYEELRPPNPDLARGILKCDMSDLSIICCLSYSIVLMVTCTVYAVKSRGVPETFNEAKPIGFTMYTTCIVWLAFVPIFFGTAQSTEKLFIQTATLTVSMSLSASVSLGMLYIPKVYVIIFHPEQNVQKRKRSFKAVVQAAKLSQKTDSQNGDTKIEPDRSQ from the exons ATGACAACATCAGGCCCAGGAACCTTTTATCCAAATGTTGTTCATGCTGGCCACCACTCCGCTCTTTGGCGCCGCCTCCTGCTGCCTCTCTGGATCTGGATTGGTGAACCGGTGGTACAGGTGAGGGCATCCCACCAGCACTTCCACCCCCACTCCATAAAGTTACCTGGTGACATCACTCTGGGGGGCTTGTTCCCCATCCATGCCCGCGGTCCTCATGGCGTGAACTGTGGCGAGCTGAAGAAGGAGAAGGGCATCCACCGGATGGAAGCCATGTTGTACGCTCTGGATCAGATCAACAGTGACCCTGAGCTCCTGCCCAACATCACGCTGGGGGCCCGCATCTTGGACACCTGCTCCAGAGACACCTACGCCCTCGAACAGTCGCTCACCTTTGTTCAGGCACTGATCCAGAAGGACATATCCGACATACGCTGCTCCAACGGTGAACCGCCCATCATCCGCAAACCAGAGAGGGTGGTGGGTGTGATCGGCGCATCGGCCAGCTCCGTGTCCATCATGGTGGCCAACATCCTGCGACTGTTCGAG ATACCTCAGGTGAGCTACGCGTCTACGGCTCCGGAGCTCAGCGACAACAATCGCTACGACTTCTTCTCCCGGGTGGTTCCTCCCGACTCGTACCAGGCTCAGGCCATGCTGGACATTGTCAAAGCGCTGGGCTGGAACTATGTCTCTACGCTGGCGTCGGAGGGGAACTATGGAGAAAGTGGTGTCGAGGCCTTCATGAAGATCTCCAGAGAGGCTG GTGGAGTGTGCATTGCTCAGTCAGTGAAGATCCCTCGGGAGCCAGAAGCTGGGGAGTTCGATAAGATCATAAGACGTCTGATGGAGACGAGCAACGCTAGAGGAGTGATCATCTTCGCCAACGAGGATGACATCAA GCGTGTCCTTGAAGCAGCGAGGCAGGCTAACCTAACGGGACATTTCCTGTTTGTCGGGTCAGACAGCTGGGGAGCGAAGAGCTCACCAATCGCAGAGCTGGAAGATGTTGCAGAGGGCGCTGTCACCATTCTGCCCAAGCGAGTCTCGATTGACG GCTTTGATCAGTACTTCATGTCTCGCTCTCTGGAGAACAACCGCAGGAACATCTGGTTTGCTGAGTTCTGGGAGGACGACTTCAGGTGCAAATTGACCCGCCCTGGGATAAAACTGGACTCAGACAAGAAGAAATGTACAG GTGGGGAGCGGATTGGTCGGGACTCGTCCTACGAGCAGGAGGGGAAGGTCCAGTTTGTGATTGATGCGGTCTACGCCGTTGCTTACGCTCTACACAACATGCACCAGGACTTGTGTCCCAACAGCCATGGGGTCTGTAACAGCATGGATCCTGTGGAGGGGCGCCTGCTGCTGGACTACATCAGAGCCGTCAACTTCAATG GAAGTGCAGGAACAAGTGTTTTGTTCAATGAAAACGGCGATGCTCCGGGACGCTACgacatttttcagtttcagatgaCCAATCACAGCCACCCTGGTTATCATGTCATCGGCCAGTGGACCAATAATCTGAGACTCAAT CTGGAGGAGATGCAGTGGTCTGGAGGAGACAAATCCGTCCCAGAATCCATCTGTAGCTTCCCCTGTAAAccaggagagaggaagaagatggtGAAAGGAGTCCCCTGCTGCTGGCACTGTGAG CTCTGTGACGGATACCAGTACCAGCTGGATGAGTTCAACTGTGAGACCTGCCCGACAGACATGCGTCCCATCCCTAACAGAACCGCCTGTTGTCCCACACCCATTATCAAGCTAGAGTGGAATTCTCCCTGGGCCTTGGTACCCGCCTCCCTCGCCATGCTCGGCATCCTAGCAACCAGTGCTGTGGTGATAACCTTTATTCGCTTTAACGACACCCCCATAGTCAGGGCGTCAGGAAGAGAGCTGAGCTACGTCCTCCTAACAG GTATCTTTCTGATCTACCTGATCACCTTCCTGATGATCGCAGAGCCAGGTGTGGTGGCATGTGCATTCAGACGCCTCTTGCTGGGCCTTGGCATGGCCATCACTTACTCTGCCATGTTAACCAAAACCAACCGAATTTACAGAATCTTTGAACAGGGCAAGAGGTCGGTGACTCCGCCCAAATTCATTAGCCCCACCTCTCAGCTTGCTATCACCTTTATCCTCATTTCTGTCCAG GTTCTTGGCGTGTTTGTGTGGTTCGCTGTTGTTCCTCCTCACACCATCATCGACTATGAGGAGCTCCGCCCACCAAACCCAGACCTGGCCCGGGGCATCCTGAAGTGTGACATGTCTGACCTTTCCATCATCTGCTGCCTCAGCTACAGCATCGTTCTCATG GTAACGTGTACGGTTTACGCAGTGAAGAGTCGAGGTGTTCCAGAGACGTTCAACGAAGCGAAGCCCATCGGCTTCACCATGTACACAACCTGCATCGTCTGGCTCGCCTTCGTGCCCATCTTCTTTGGTACTGCTCAGTCCACTGAGAAG CTCTTCATCCAGACGGCCACTCTGACCGTGTCCATGTCCCTCAGCGCCTCCGTCTCTCTGGGGATGCTGTACATTCCCAAAGTCTATGTCATCATCTTCCATCCCGAGCAAAACGTccagaagaggaagaggagcttcAAG GCTGTTGTCCAAGCGGCTAAACTGTCCCAGAAGACAGACTCCCAGAACGGAGACACCAAGATTGAACCCGACAGGTCCCAGTAG
- the grm6a gene encoding glutamate receptor, metabotropic 6a isoform X2, which translates to MTTSGPGTFYPNVVHAGHHSALWRRLLLPLWIWIGEPVVQVRASHQHFHPHSIKLPGDITLGGLFPIHARGPHGVNCGELKKEKGIHRMEAMLYALDQINSDPELLPNITLGARILDTCSRDTYALEQSLTFVQALIQKDISDIRCSNGEPPIIRKPERVVGVIGASASSVSIMVANILRLFEIPQVSYASTAPELSDNNRYDFFSRVVPPDSYQAQAMLDIVKALGWNYVSTLASEGNYGESGVEAFMKISREAGGVCIAQSVKIPREPEAGEFDKIIRRLMETSNARGVIIFANEDDIKRVLEAARQANLTGHFLFVGSDSWGAKSSPIAELEDVAEGAVTILPKRVSIDGFDQYFMSRSLENNRRNIWFAEFWEDDFRCKLTRPGIKLDSDKKKCTGGERIGRDSSYEQEGKVQFVIDAVYAVAYALHNMHQDLCPNSHGVCNSMDPVEGRLLLDYIRAVNFNGSAGTSVLFNENGDAPGRYDIFQFQMTNHSHPGYHVIGQWTNNLRLNLEEMQWSGGDKSVPESICSFPCKPGERKKMVKGVPCCWHCELCDGYQYQLDEFNCETCPTDMRPIPNRTACCPTPIIKLEWNSPWALVPASLAMLGILATSAVVITFIRFNDTPIVRASGRELSYVLLTGIFLIYLITFLMIAEPGVVACAFRRLLLGLGMAITYSAMLTKTNRIYRIFEQGKRSVTPPKFISPTSQLAITFILISVQVLGVFVWFAVVPPHTIIDYEELRPPNPDLARGILKCDMSDLSIICCLSYSIVLMLFIQTATLTVSMSLSASVSLGMLYIPKVYVIIFHPEQNVQKRKRSFKAVVQAAKLSQKTDSQNGDTKIEPDRSQ; encoded by the exons ATGACAACATCAGGCCCAGGAACCTTTTATCCAAATGTTGTTCATGCTGGCCACCACTCCGCTCTTTGGCGCCGCCTCCTGCTGCCTCTCTGGATCTGGATTGGTGAACCGGTGGTACAGGTGAGGGCATCCCACCAGCACTTCCACCCCCACTCCATAAAGTTACCTGGTGACATCACTCTGGGGGGCTTGTTCCCCATCCATGCCCGCGGTCCTCATGGCGTGAACTGTGGCGAGCTGAAGAAGGAGAAGGGCATCCACCGGATGGAAGCCATGTTGTACGCTCTGGATCAGATCAACAGTGACCCTGAGCTCCTGCCCAACATCACGCTGGGGGCCCGCATCTTGGACACCTGCTCCAGAGACACCTACGCCCTCGAACAGTCGCTCACCTTTGTTCAGGCACTGATCCAGAAGGACATATCCGACATACGCTGCTCCAACGGTGAACCGCCCATCATCCGCAAACCAGAGAGGGTGGTGGGTGTGATCGGCGCATCGGCCAGCTCCGTGTCCATCATGGTGGCCAACATCCTGCGACTGTTCGAG ATACCTCAGGTGAGCTACGCGTCTACGGCTCCGGAGCTCAGCGACAACAATCGCTACGACTTCTTCTCCCGGGTGGTTCCTCCCGACTCGTACCAGGCTCAGGCCATGCTGGACATTGTCAAAGCGCTGGGCTGGAACTATGTCTCTACGCTGGCGTCGGAGGGGAACTATGGAGAAAGTGGTGTCGAGGCCTTCATGAAGATCTCCAGAGAGGCTG GTGGAGTGTGCATTGCTCAGTCAGTGAAGATCCCTCGGGAGCCAGAAGCTGGGGAGTTCGATAAGATCATAAGACGTCTGATGGAGACGAGCAACGCTAGAGGAGTGATCATCTTCGCCAACGAGGATGACATCAA GCGTGTCCTTGAAGCAGCGAGGCAGGCTAACCTAACGGGACATTTCCTGTTTGTCGGGTCAGACAGCTGGGGAGCGAAGAGCTCACCAATCGCAGAGCTGGAAGATGTTGCAGAGGGCGCTGTCACCATTCTGCCCAAGCGAGTCTCGATTGACG GCTTTGATCAGTACTTCATGTCTCGCTCTCTGGAGAACAACCGCAGGAACATCTGGTTTGCTGAGTTCTGGGAGGACGACTTCAGGTGCAAATTGACCCGCCCTGGGATAAAACTGGACTCAGACAAGAAGAAATGTACAG GTGGGGAGCGGATTGGTCGGGACTCGTCCTACGAGCAGGAGGGGAAGGTCCAGTTTGTGATTGATGCGGTCTACGCCGTTGCTTACGCTCTACACAACATGCACCAGGACTTGTGTCCCAACAGCCATGGGGTCTGTAACAGCATGGATCCTGTGGAGGGGCGCCTGCTGCTGGACTACATCAGAGCCGTCAACTTCAATG GAAGTGCAGGAACAAGTGTTTTGTTCAATGAAAACGGCGATGCTCCGGGACGCTACgacatttttcagtttcagatgaCCAATCACAGCCACCCTGGTTATCATGTCATCGGCCAGTGGACCAATAATCTGAGACTCAAT CTGGAGGAGATGCAGTGGTCTGGAGGAGACAAATCCGTCCCAGAATCCATCTGTAGCTTCCCCTGTAAAccaggagagaggaagaagatggtGAAAGGAGTCCCCTGCTGCTGGCACTGTGAG CTCTGTGACGGATACCAGTACCAGCTGGATGAGTTCAACTGTGAGACCTGCCCGACAGACATGCGTCCCATCCCTAACAGAACCGCCTGTTGTCCCACACCCATTATCAAGCTAGAGTGGAATTCTCCCTGGGCCTTGGTACCCGCCTCCCTCGCCATGCTCGGCATCCTAGCAACCAGTGCTGTGGTGATAACCTTTATTCGCTTTAACGACACCCCCATAGTCAGGGCGTCAGGAAGAGAGCTGAGCTACGTCCTCCTAACAG GTATCTTTCTGATCTACCTGATCACCTTCCTGATGATCGCAGAGCCAGGTGTGGTGGCATGTGCATTCAGACGCCTCTTGCTGGGCCTTGGCATGGCCATCACTTACTCTGCCATGTTAACCAAAACCAACCGAATTTACAGAATCTTTGAACAGGGCAAGAGGTCGGTGACTCCGCCCAAATTCATTAGCCCCACCTCTCAGCTTGCTATCACCTTTATCCTCATTTCTGTCCAG GTTCTTGGCGTGTTTGTGTGGTTCGCTGTTGTTCCTCCTCACACCATCATCGACTATGAGGAGCTCCGCCCACCAAACCCAGACCTGGCCCGGGGCATCCTGAAGTGTGACATGTCTGACCTTTCCATCATCTGCTGCCTCAGCTACAGCATCGTTCTCATG CTCTTCATCCAGACGGCCACTCTGACCGTGTCCATGTCCCTCAGCGCCTCCGTCTCTCTGGGGATGCTGTACATTCCCAAAGTCTATGTCATCATCTTCCATCCCGAGCAAAACGTccagaagaggaagaggagcttcAAG GCTGTTGTCCAAGCGGCTAAACTGTCCCAGAAGACAGACTCCCAGAACGGAGACACCAAGATTGAACCCGACAGGTCCCAGTAG
- the LOC118564815 gene encoding uncharacterized protein LOC118564815, with product MPKSRKLPDRRVVYCLICNKPQTAISWHLAQRCMAQETPEQRQAEVVRAKRSMKRWTLLGRRWDYSLLEKCCKDPADRYRLLEHLEENDFLVIDPPGEDERGRMKAAAAASDKARQSRPAGLPSVEGPAVTEPTSPASSEEEAPETPTARVSKGSRRILKRLGMYQRVSSDDSLIQSYRVHLKEVAKIRNAEKEISNVCRWLRFLLPDADGASVEFVRSPDKVRAYVDNLTEARLNRATICMHLDNLLRFVAFVREQSGPEYDAECDTFAAALKSAMRGIRREGEPAKSAKLVIGPQTTLYHCQTILRRAQEDVTAVQTNLDQERHVTEENKTRLRQYCVALLLLKACVKPWVVENLQTREWLERTSYGGFVAVTCRRQDGHESSFALGEDDASLIETYFKKVRSGVVRDTKTVETHLFLYRSGAVITSAHVELCRLHRQ from the exons ATGCCTAAAAGTCGCAA aCTGCCAGACCGTCGTGTGGTTTATTGCCTTATCTGCAATAAGCCACAGACAGCCATATCCTGGCACCTGGCCCAGCGCTGCATGGCACAGGAGACGCCGGAGCAGCGGCAGGCCGAGGTGGTCCGAGCGAAGCGCTCGATGAAGCGCTGGACATTGTTGGGCAGGCGGTGGGACTACAGTCTCCTGGAGAAGTGCTGTAAGGACCCCGCCGACAGGTACAGACTGCTGGAGCACCTGGAGGAGAATGACTTTTTAGTCATCGACCCACCCGGGGAGGATGAGCGTGGGCGGATGAAGGCAGCGGCCGCAGCGTCCGACAAGGCGAGGCAGAGCCGGCCTGCGGGCCTGCCGTCGGTCGAGGGCCCTGCTGTTACTGAGCCAACCTCCCCTGCGAGCAGCGAGGAAGAGGCCCCGGAGACCCC CACAGCCAGGGTGTCGAAAGGGTCCCGCAGGATCTTGAAGCGCCTGGGCATGTATCAGCGGGTGTCCTCAGACGACTCGCTGATCCAGAGCTACAGGGTCCATCTGAAGGAGGTGGCGAAAATCCGCAACGCCGAAAAGGAG ATCTCCAACGTGTGCAGATGGCTACGCTTCCTCCTGCCGGACGCAGATGGGGCCTCCGTCGAGTTTGTGCGCTCCCCGGACAAGGTACGGGCGTATGTGGACAACTTGACGGAGGCacggctaaacagggccaccatctgCATGCACCTGGACAATCTCCTGCGGTTCGTGGCATTTGTCAGGGAGCAGTCGGGCCCGGAGTACGACGCCGAATGCGACACCTTTGCCGCGGCCCTCAAGTCGGCAATGCGGGGCATCAGGCGCGAGGGGGAGCCCGCCAAAAG CGCCAAGCTAGTGATCGGACCACAAACCACCCTGTACCACTGCCAGACGATCCTCCGCAGGGCCCAGGAGGACGTGACCGCTGTCCAGACCAATTTGGACCAGGAGCGCCACGTCACGGAGGAGAACAAGACGCGACTCCGGCAGTACTGCGTGGCCCTGCTCCTGCTCAAGGCGTGCGTCAAGCCGTGGGTGGTGGAAAACCTGCAG ACGAGAGAGTGGCTGGAGCGCACCAGCTACGGCGGCTTTGTGGCGGTCACTTGCCGTCGGCAGGATGGACATGAGTCCTCCTTTGCCCTGGGGGAGGACGACGCCTCT CTCATTGAGACCTACTTCAAAAAAGTTAGGTCAGGCGTTGTGAGGGACACCAAGACGGTCGAGACCCATCTCTTCCTCTACCGCTCTGGGGCCGTCATCACCAGCGCTCACGTGGAGTTGTGCCGCCTTCATCGCCAGTGA